The Stieleria sp. JC731 genome has a segment encoding these proteins:
- a CDS encoding WD40/YVTN/BNR-like repeat-containing protein — translation MRFLANSVLFLLLATICNAVLAQSTRPPISITPVVTGVDASFRGLAVRNSQEAWVTGTAGTVIRTVDAGQTWQRVVVPDASELDFRDVELLGDKTVLLMSIGNGDSSKIFRSDDNGETWSTVLVNAEPKGFFDGMSFDKNGRDGWLYGDPIDGQLDLYKTSDAGLSWKRLPTKRSPKLAEGEYGFAASGTGIAVLGNHVWIATGGSVARVWLSDDEGETWQANETKIRSGNESSGIFSIDIIDQDNAIAIGGNYTEPDLDQSNVATSSDGGKTWINVANASMPHKACVQSLGKGRLLTCGRTGIAYSDDLGKTWTTISTDSYYTLRFDKGSGTGFLAGKDGHVARFELADLNE, via the coding sequence ATGCGATTCCTAGCCAACTCAGTCCTGTTCTTGCTGCTTGCCACAATTTGCAACGCGGTATTGGCTCAATCAACGCGTCCTCCGATCAGCATCACTCCAGTGGTAACGGGTGTCGATGCTTCGTTTCGTGGCCTGGCGGTTCGCAATAGCCAAGAAGCTTGGGTAACCGGAACCGCCGGAACCGTGATACGTACGGTGGATGCCGGGCAAACTTGGCAACGGGTAGTCGTTCCAGACGCCAGTGAACTTGATTTCCGAGACGTCGAATTACTCGGCGACAAAACAGTATTGTTGATGAGCATCGGAAACGGAGACTCTTCCAAGATTTTCCGTTCCGACGACAACGGCGAAACCTGGTCGACGGTACTCGTCAACGCAGAACCGAAAGGGTTCTTTGACGGCATGTCGTTCGACAAAAACGGCCGTGATGGTTGGCTTTATGGTGATCCCATCGACGGACAACTGGATCTATACAAGACATCGGATGCAGGGCTCAGCTGGAAACGTCTGCCCACCAAGCGATCCCCGAAACTAGCCGAAGGTGAATATGGATTCGCAGCCAGCGGAACCGGAATTGCCGTTCTCGGCAACCACGTTTGGATCGCAACAGGAGGCTCGGTCGCAAGGGTTTGGCTTTCCGACGATGAAGGTGAAACTTGGCAGGCGAACGAAACAAAGATACGCAGCGGCAATGAGTCATCCGGAATATTCTCGATCGACATCATCGATCAAGATAACGCGATCGCCATCGGCGGAAACTATACCGAACCTGATCTTGATCAATCAAATGTTGCCACGTCATCCGATGGTGGCAAGACCTGGATCAACGTGGCGAACGCGAGCATGCCTCATAAAGCTTGTGTTCAGTCGCTTGGCAAAGGCCGCTTGCTGACCTGTGGCCGCACTGGAATCGCTTACTCAGACGACCTCGGAAAAACATGGACGACGATTTCGACCGATAGCTACTACACACTGCGATTCGACAAAGGATCCGGAACAGGCTTTCTGGCCGGAAAAGACGGACACGTTGCCAGATTCGAACTCGCCGATCTGAATGAGTAG
- a CDS encoding choice-of-anchor Q domain-containing protein, with protein MTSLREAIIQANSNGEDDTISLPSGTFSLSLTGSGEDAAETGDLDLTEANSLTIAGTGTTVIDASGLQDRVFDIQSGATVSLSGLTITGGVASDTAGAAQSSSGDGGAIYNAGDLSLTQVLLDGNTAAGASGSGGAVMNVGTFSASDSSIINNVANRAGGGIEDASNLSVSLTDVILEGNNAGVAPSATAAPGNGGGLHVTGSATVTITGGSVSDNVAAREGGGLWNGSGLMTIDGTTIANNVASGDGADDGGGGVFNNGGSVQIQNSLVFDNVADGVSGSGGGILNLGGSLAITSTTISGNTANRAGGGIEVTGGSVTTLDGVTLGSDGDGNNDSEEGNSVAENANPGNGGGLHIGGDGVVNITGGSVVGNVAGSEGGGLWNSSTGTLVVDGTLIDSNSAPTGGGVFNDGASLTSRTFTTTFVPLNDSGVSGTASVTVDTSSPMNPSISVSIDAAGLVPDQPHIQHIHGRFASDLDDNGDVPGPFLGSGGSAVSSMVPSANQDVNGDGFITVGEGFAAYGNVLLNLSDPQTVAPQEGESPLAAFDIDSFPTAEGGVIDFEMTYTFDLNDPDQARQYNNLLPMSLREIVLHGVNTDIDVDGDGSPDGYRVTGPAAAGTLAATGGTVTIANATISNNSASGDGGGIVNESGVMTITDTTITGNVSGGDEPGEGGGGIANFGGTLQISDSDITNNMAVEGLGNGGGIVNNDGGVLVVSGGTISGNSAARAGGGVENAGTATFESVEFAGNDTGINGGALHTSGPWSATFIDSNISSNTAGAEGGGLWNSGTGTMVITDSIINSNTASGDDADQGGGGVFNDGGTMIIGNSTISDNVADGTSGSGGGVLNLGGSLAITSTTISGNTANRAGGGIEVTDGSENTLSQVDLLNNLAGPVGFAAPGNGGGLHISGGGNLTITGGEVSGNTAASEGGGLWNGSGAMNVSGVTFEMNTASGTADDNGGGALFNNGGTLTVQDSTFVGNVADGPRGGGAGIMNVGSGSLTVVDSSFENNSAAGAMMGDGGGAILSTVGNVAITGSSYSGNTALGTSGSGGAILVRTGSLDIEESVFTANQANRAGGAIEIGAVTLQLTDVTLGGGTSAEGNSVAGSGASPGNGGGLHVTFDSDVSIVGGTVSNNSAVEGGGLWNSATGTMSVDGTEITSNIAIGDDADTGGGGVFNNGGELSILNADISNNSATGTSGSGGGLFNLGGEMTVESTVIAGNTANRAGGGIEVTSDSTTVLTDVSLGDVSAGSGNSVSDNANPGNGGGLHISGNGLVTIIGGQVSGNSAVEGGGLWNSPVGTLTVNGTTIAGNTAVRGGGVFNEDSTTGTFTLTNVLIDANTATGDETSDGGGGIHNLGTMSIVGSTITGNVASGSSGSGGGIANAGELSLTSTVLNQNIANRAGGAIEALDGSKTALNNVDMAENIVGPDGSASPGNGGAIHVSGAGNVSLIGGTVNNNTAAREGGGLWNGSGSMTIDGTTITSNVAAGDAADDGGGGVFNNGGTVSIVNSSITGNSATGSSGSGGGLFNFGGTALIEGSTFSGNISNRAGGGIEVTADSITTVLLSDLVSNTTGPAGSAAPGNGGGIHISGSGVVILDRTTVSGNIAANEGGGLWNSGQGTLDVRSSTVAENQSPDGAGIFSDEGSGTTLVTNSTIANNVASGGGGGIGAAGGSVNLTNATIAGNTAVTGGGIEVDAQATLTTINTIIATNTATTSPDVSGSLVSRGANLIGDSSGATWVPMSTDLVNVQAGLGNLGDNGGPTETIALLEGSPALAAGLLVGLTTDQRGVARPQGNGPDIGAFESDLDGANQNVAMLSISVAATNVLEGNITKQFTFTVTRTGNLNGSTTVDYAVAGSGSNPADANDFGGVFPTGTVSFADQESTKEVTISIAGDTAIEADESFQITLSNASENASITTGSVTVVLRDNDTPGDGTTQIIIPERLLGPKVIPGNNQPNAILFQASLDATLSVMPIGRVDLRETITILDGDLQQVSEFTRGTTSVDVQAGEFYAIIFEAQSMDRFYVIQSNRGVNSVANVMPTNILSATDTDGNGSTTPMDALRVINRLALQGEGELGLNDTFLDVNRDGLISPSDALQVINRLAIQEAGISGGEGEAVSAASMTLLPSGVFPSQSNDVEEESTLLGTTAVDQAILDRLVDDASVNDEGDAITGFLDAEADSTVDSIDEALLSDVLSFEEFEALLF; from the coding sequence GTGACGAGCCTTCGAGAAGCGATCATTCAGGCGAACAGTAATGGCGAAGACGACACGATTTCTTTGCCATCGGGCACGTTTTCTCTATCGCTTACCGGCTCAGGAGAAGACGCTGCCGAGACGGGTGACCTGGATCTCACCGAAGCCAATTCGCTAACCATTGCCGGAACCGGAACTACGGTGATCGACGCTTCGGGTCTGCAGGACAGGGTCTTTGATATTCAATCTGGAGCCACGGTTAGTTTGTCCGGTCTGACGATTACCGGTGGTGTGGCGTCGGACACTGCAGGAGCCGCGCAAAGTTCGAGTGGCGATGGGGGAGCGATTTACAACGCTGGGGATCTTTCGCTGACGCAAGTTTTGTTGGATGGGAACACCGCCGCCGGTGCGTCTGGAAGCGGTGGTGCCGTGATGAATGTTGGAACGTTCTCTGCATCCGATTCATCGATCATCAACAATGTTGCCAACCGAGCCGGAGGCGGGATCGAAGACGCGTCCAATCTGTCGGTTAGCTTGACGGACGTGATCCTAGAAGGAAACAACGCGGGCGTCGCACCGAGTGCAACCGCAGCACCGGGCAACGGTGGCGGTTTACACGTCACTGGATCGGCAACCGTGACGATCACAGGTGGATCGGTGAGTGACAACGTTGCTGCACGTGAAGGTGGAGGACTGTGGAACGGTAGCGGATTGATGACGATCGACGGTACGACTATCGCCAACAATGTCGCCAGCGGAGATGGTGCGGATGATGGAGGCGGTGGTGTTTTTAATAATGGCGGCAGCGTCCAGATTCAAAACAGCCTGGTGTTTGACAACGTCGCTGATGGTGTCAGCGGGTCAGGTGGCGGTATCTTGAATCTTGGGGGATCTCTAGCGATCACTTCAACGACGATCAGTGGAAACACAGCCAATCGTGCCGGTGGAGGCATCGAGGTTACCGGTGGCAGTGTGACGACACTCGATGGCGTCACTCTGGGAAGCGACGGCGATGGAAACAACGACTCTGAAGAAGGGAATTCCGTTGCCGAAAATGCTAATCCAGGTAACGGCGGTGGCCTGCATATCGGTGGCGATGGTGTCGTCAACATTACCGGCGGATCTGTCGTCGGGAACGTCGCAGGATCAGAAGGCGGCGGTTTGTGGAATTCCAGTACGGGCACACTGGTTGTTGACGGCACTCTGATCGACAGCAATTCGGCTCCGACGGGCGGCGGAGTATTCAACGACGGTGCAAGTCTGACCTCGCGGACCTTCACGACGACATTTGTTCCACTAAATGACTCGGGAGTATCCGGCACCGCTTCGGTCACCGTGGATACGTCCTCACCGATGAACCCGAGCATTTCGGTCAGCATCGATGCAGCGGGACTGGTTCCCGATCAGCCTCACATTCAACACATTCACGGCCGATTTGCATCGGACCTTGATGACAACGGTGACGTGCCGGGACCATTTTTAGGATCGGGTGGGTCGGCAGTCTCGTCGATGGTTCCTTCCGCCAATCAAGATGTGAACGGCGACGGATTTATTACCGTCGGTGAAGGGTTTGCTGCTTACGGCAATGTGCTTTTGAACTTGTCGGATCCGCAAACCGTTGCTCCTCAGGAAGGCGAATCTCCACTCGCTGCTTTCGACATCGATAGTTTTCCAACAGCGGAAGGCGGCGTCATCGATTTCGAGATGACTTACACGTTCGACTTGAATGATCCCGATCAGGCTCGTCAGTACAACAACTTACTGCCGATGTCGCTTCGTGAGATTGTCCTTCACGGTGTGAACACCGACATCGATGTCGACGGTGACGGTTCGCCTGATGGCTATCGCGTGACCGGTCCAGCCGCAGCGGGCACGCTGGCCGCAACTGGTGGGACGGTGACGATTGCGAACGCGACGATTTCAAATAACAGCGCTAGTGGCGATGGCGGCGGAATCGTTAATGAAAGTGGCGTGATGACGATCACCGACACAACGATTACTGGTAACGTCAGTGGTGGTGACGAGCCGGGCGAAGGTGGCGGTGGGATCGCAAACTTCGGCGGCACGTTGCAGATCAGTGATAGCGATATCACGAACAACATGGCTGTCGAAGGTCTTGGAAATGGCGGCGGTATCGTGAACAACGACGGTGGCGTCCTTGTTGTCAGCGGCGGCACGATATCAGGCAACTCCGCCGCGAGGGCTGGCGGGGGCGTCGAAAACGCAGGCACGGCGACATTTGAGTCTGTCGAATTCGCAGGCAACGACACGGGTATCAACGGTGGTGCTTTGCACACATCCGGACCTTGGAGTGCGACGTTCATCGATTCAAATATTTCGTCCAATACCGCAGGTGCAGAAGGCGGCGGCCTTTGGAACAGTGGTACTGGCACGATGGTGATCACCGACTCGATCATCAACAGTAATACGGCTTCTGGGGACGATGCCGATCAGGGCGGTGGTGGTGTGTTCAATGATGGTGGCACGATGATTATCGGTAACAGCACGATCAGCGATAACGTTGCCGATGGCACCAGCGGCTCTGGTGGTGGCGTGTTGAATCTTGGAGGATCTCTTGCGATCACTTCAACGACGATCAGTGGAAACACAGCCAATCGTGCCGGCGGTGGAATTGAAGTCACTGACGGTAGCGAGAACACGTTGTCACAAGTGGACCTTCTAAACAACCTTGCTGGCCCTGTTGGATTCGCCGCGCCAGGAAATGGAGGAGGCCTTCATATCAGTGGCGGAGGAAATCTAACCATCACCGGCGGTGAAGTCAGTGGCAATACGGCTGCGTCCGAAGGCGGCGGCTTATGGAATGGTAGCGGAGCGATGAACGTCAGCGGTGTGACGTTTGAGATGAATACCGCAAGTGGAACAGCAGATGACAATGGCGGCGGCGCTTTGTTTAACAACGGTGGCACATTGACGGTTCAGGACTCGACATTCGTAGGCAACGTCGCTGACGGTCCGCGCGGCGGTGGTGCGGGGATCATGAATGTTGGGTCTGGCAGTTTGACTGTTGTTGACAGCTCTTTTGAAAACAACAGCGCAGCCGGAGCAATGATGGGCGATGGTGGCGGTGCGATATTAAGCACTGTTGGAAATGTTGCTATCACAGGCAGCAGCTATTCAGGAAACACTGCACTGGGAACTTCAGGTAGCGGTGGTGCGATCCTGGTTCGCACAGGTTCGCTAGACATCGAGGAATCGGTCTTCACTGCCAATCAAGCGAACCGGGCCGGTGGAGCCATCGAGATCGGTGCAGTCACATTGCAATTAACCGACGTCACGCTCGGTGGCGGAACGTCTGCTGAAGGGAATTCGGTTGCAGGTAGCGGAGCAAGCCCAGGAAATGGTGGCGGCTTACATGTGACGTTCGATTCAGATGTTTCAATTGTAGGCGGAACGGTTTCGAACAATTCCGCTGTCGAAGGCGGCGGCCTTTGGAACTCCGCAACCGGAACGATGTCCGTCGACGGTACAGAGATTACCAGCAACATTGCGATTGGCGATGATGCGGACACTGGTGGCGGTGGAGTGTTCAACAATGGGGGGGAGTTGTCGATTCTTAATGCGGACATCAGTAACAATTCGGCAACCGGCACCAGTGGTTCTGGCGGCGGACTGTTCAACCTAGGCGGAGAGATGACTGTTGAGTCGACGGTCATTGCAGGGAATACCGCGAATCGAGCCGGTGGTGGTATCGAAGTGACGTCCGACAGTACAACAGTTCTTACAGACGTTTCACTTGGCGATGTAAGTGCCGGTTCCGGGAATTCGGTTAGCGACAATGCGAATCCTGGTAACGGCGGTGGGTTGCACATCAGCGGCAACGGGTTGGTCACCATCATCGGTGGTCAGGTTTCCGGCAACTCCGCGGTCGAAGGTGGCGGTCTTTGGAATTCGCCTGTGGGAACGTTAACAGTCAACGGGACGACGATCGCAGGTAACACCGCCGTTCGCGGTGGAGGTGTTTTCAATGAGGATTCGACTACCGGTACGTTCACTCTCACGAACGTCCTGATCGACGCAAACACGGCGACAGGGGATGAGACCTCTGACGGCGGCGGTGGGATTCACAACTTGGGAACGATGTCAATCGTCGGTTCGACCATCACCGGAAACGTTGCGAGCGGTTCGTCTGGAAGCGGTGGTGGAATTGCCAATGCTGGTGAACTCTCGCTGACATCGACTGTGTTGAATCAAAATATCGCCAATCGTGCAGGCGGGGCCATTGAAGCTCTCGACGGTTCTAAGACGGCGCTAAACAACGTCGACATGGCCGAAAACATTGTGGGCCCCGATGGTAGTGCGTCGCCAGGAAACGGCGGTGCGATTCACGTAAGTGGTGCCGGAAATGTTTCGTTGATCGGCGGAACCGTCAACAACAACACGGCTGCTCGCGAGGGCGGTGGACTGTGGAATGGATCCGGCTCGATGACCATTGATGGCACCACCATCACGTCGAACGTTGCTGCGGGGGATGCCGCCGATGACGGAGGTGGCGGGGTCTTTAACAATGGCGGAACCGTTTCGATCGTCAATTCATCGATCACTGGCAACTCGGCGACCGGTTCGAGTGGATCTGGTGGTGGCCTTTTCAATTTTGGCGGAACCGCATTGATCGAAGGAAGCACCTTCAGTGGCAACATCTCCAACCGTGCTGGTGGTGGCATTGAAGTCACTGCAGACTCAATCACGACTGTGTTGCTTTCCGATTTAGTGTCGAACACTACAGGCCCCGCCGGTTCGGCGGCACCGGGTAACGGTGGCGGGATTCATATCTCTGGCAGCGGCGTCGTCATCTTGGATCGGACGACCGTTAGCGGGAACATCGCTGCTAACGAAGGTGGCGGGCTTTGGAATAGCGGTCAGGGAACGTTGGATGTCCGATCATCGACAGTCGCGGAAAATCAATCGCCCGACGGTGCTGGGATATTCAGCGACGAAGGTTCCGGGACGACTTTGGTGACCAATTCGACGATCGCAAACAATGTCGCCAGTGGAGGCGGTGGCGGTATCGGTGCAGCTGGTGGATCCGTGAATCTGACCAACGCCACGATCGCTGGCAACACTGCCGTTACCGGGGGTGGTATCGAAGTCGATGCGCAAGCAACACTAACGACGATCAATACAATCATCGCGACGAACACCGCGACAACATCTCCAGACGTTTCGGGCAGCCTTGTCAGTCGAGGTGCGAACCTAATAGGAGATTCGTCTGGGGCGACGTGGGTGCCAATGTCTACCGATCTTGTTAATGTTCAGGCCGGCCTTGGAAACCTCGGCGATAACGGTGGTCCGACCGAAACGATCGCGCTGCTTGAAGGAAGCCCGGCGCTTGCTGCCGGACTTTTGGTTGGCTTGACGACCGATCAACGTGGCGTTGCTCGTCCCCAGGGCAACGGACCTGATATCGGTGCTTTTGAATCCGACCTTGATGGCGCCAATCAAAACGTTGCGATGTTATCGATTTCGGTCGCAGCAACGAATGTTTTAGAAGGAAACATTACGAAGCAGTTCACGTTCACCGTAACGCGGACAGGAAACTTGAATGGATCAACCACAGTGGACTATGCGGTCGCGGGCAGCGGCAGCAATCCGGCTGATGCAAATGATTTTGGCGGTGTGTTCCCTACCGGAACCGTCAGTTTCGCAGATCAAGAGAGCACGAAAGAAGTAACGATTTCGATTGCAGGCGATACGGCGATCGAAGCTGACGAGTCGTTCCAAATCACGCTCTCGAACGCATCTGAGAATGCGTCTATCACTACCGGTTCGGTCACTGTGGTCTTGCGTGACAATGACACGCCCGGCGATGGGACAACGCAGATCATCATTCCTGAGCGATTGTTGGGCCCCAAAGTAATTCCCGGAAATAACCAGCCGAACGCGATCTTGTTCCAAGCAAGCTTGGATGCGACTCTGAGCGTCATGCCGATCGGCCGAGTTGATTTGCGAGAGACAATTACGATTCTTGATGGTGACCTTCAGCAGGTAAGCGAATTCACTCGTGGAACGACGTCTGTCGATGTTCAGGCCGGTGAGTTCTACGCAATCATTTTCGAAGCTCAATCGATGGATCGTTTTTACGTCATCCAGTCGAACCGCGGAGTCAATTCAGTCGCCAATGTGATGCCGACCAACATCCTTTCGGCAACGGATACCGACGGAAACGGTTCGACGACTCCGATGGATGCCTTGCGGGTCATCAATCGATTGGCATTGCAAGGTGAAGGTGAACTGGGGCTGAATGACACGTTCTTAGACGTCAATCGCGACGGGCTCATCTCTCCTTCGGATGCGTTGCAAGTGATCAATCGACTTGCGATACAGGAAGCTGGCATTTCTGGGGGCGAAGGCGAGGCGGTTTCAGCAGCGTCAATGACGCTGTTACCCTCTGGCGTTTTCCCATCGCAGAGCAACGATGTCGAAGAAGAGTCGACTTTGCTTGGAACCACCGCAGTTGACCAAGCTATCTTGGACCGATTGGTGGACGATGCTTCTGTGAATGATGAAGGCGATGCGATTACAGGATTCCTCGATGCGGAAGCCGACAGCACCGTCGATTCAATCGACGAAGCGCTGCTGTCTGACGTTCTAAGCTTTGAAGAATTCGAAGCGTTGTTGTTCTAA